The Vibrio coralliirubri DNA window AATTGATTCACAAATCAAAGTAAATCGCTCACAATTGCCATTAAGTTCATCGTTGAAACTAGCTTAACTGGATACTTATGATTAACCCAAAACTCATTGCCCTGCTTCCGGATCTCGCCTCGTTCATTTTGGTGGTTAACGAAGGTAGTTTTACGGCTGCAGCAAAACAGTTAGGTGTGACACCGTCAGCCTTGAGTAAGCTCATCACTCGCTTGGAAAAAGCGCTGTCGGTGAAACTGTTTGAACGAACCACTCGTACCCTTATCATCACGCAAGCGGGTCAATTGGTTTACGACCAAAGTGTGGTGATGATCAACGCAGCGCAACAAGCCGTTGAACTGTCTACCTCTGACCATACCGAACCTGCAGGCTCGATAACGGTGGCAGCGCCTGAAGCATTCTTGAATTCGGTCTTACAGCCTTTCGTTGTCCCATTTTTAAATCAGTATCCAGAAATCCAACTTAAGTTAAGAGCGGCCGATGGCGACATCGATATTTTGCGTCAAGGCATCGACATTGCTTTCCGCCTGACAGATAAGCCAGACGAAAGCTTAGTATTGAAAGAGTTAGGCAAAACTAACCTCGTTTTGTGTGCAAGCCCTGACTATTTAGATGCCAAGGGGATTCCTCACCACCCGACCGAGCTGTCTGAACACGACTGTTTGTACCTTGCAGAGACAGACAAAGACCACATTTGGGACTTTCTTAAAGATGATGAATTTCACACGGTGCCCGTTAGTGGGCGTTACGCAGTTAACCACTCGCAGATGCGACTGAAAGGTGTGAAAGAAGGTCTAGGCGTCGGTATTTTCCACGACTTCGTGATTCAAGATGCGCTGGCTGAAGGGTCGGTTGTACAAGTGTTGGAAGATTGGACCATCAAGAGTAATTACCATGGTGCGATTGCGATGCAGTTTGCTCAAACCAAGTACATGCCCGCTCGACTGCGTGTTTTCATTGATTACGCCATGGAGCACTTAGGTGACAAGTTGGCAGGAGAAATAAACTGATGCTGAAAGGAATACATCACGCGGCAATAATTTGTTCAGACTACGACGCGTCGAAACACTTTTACACTGAGATTTTGAAACTCGAGATAATTGCCGAAAACTATCGTGAGGCTCGCCAGTCGTACAAGCTTGATTTAGCGCTACCTAATGGTGCTCAGATAGAGTTATTCAGCTTCCCTAACGCACCAGAAAGACCTAGCTTTCCAGAAGCTCAAGGGCTGAGACATTTAGCCTTTTGTGTTGGTGACGTTCAACATGCCAAAAGCTATTTGGAAGAACAAGGCATTGAAGTCGAACCGATTCGAGTTGATGAATTTACGGGGAAATCATTTACGTTTTTCGCAGACCCAGACGGCCTGCCGCTAGAACTTTATCAGATCTAAAGCTTTATCAGATCTAGAGCGGTATCAAGTCTAAAGTCTTCTTCATAAAAGAAACGATCATCTGATTAATAAAACGGACTTTCTCAAGTCGAGAAAGTCCGTTTACATGTCAATTAACTCAACGCGGTCTTGAATCTCTCAACGCGTGAAAACAGTAACCAATCTAATAGCATTGCAATCACAATCGTTGCGCCCGCGAGTGGAAACAGTACCGAAATAACAACCACAGTCACTAAGCCTGCTTTCCATAAGCCCGCATCACCAAACTTCGGTGGCGCCCCCAGCTTTCTTTGGCCTGAAGGTCTGCGCATCCACCACATTACTCCACCAGTCACTGACACCACAATGAATGCCAAACAGAACAACGCGTTTAGAAGCTTGTTGATGATGCTGATGTCACCTTGGTGCAGAGAAATACCGACGGCTAAGGTTTTGGCGAATAAATTGTAATCTTGCCACGTCACCTCTCCAAGAATGCGCCCTGAATATTGGTCGAGGTGAGTCGTGCGATCTTGGGTTGGGTCGATAATGTCACCGCCCATGGTATTGGCAGCCACGGTGTAAACGCCCGTTTCTGATCGCGGGAAATTGACTTTATATTGCGTAAAACCAAGAGATTGAGCTTTTGCTATCACATCATCAATCGAGAAATTACTCGCAGACAATACATGCTGAGAATGATCCTCACCCATCTTAGAATGGTCATGAGCTTCAGACGCTTCTTCTACTTGGTGGACGTGTTCTGCTGGCTTATCTTGAGACAAAGGCAGTGGAGTTTGCTCTAGGTTCCAAGGCATTTCCTCTTCAGACCCGTGATTTAAAGAAGCA harbors:
- a CDS encoding LysR family transcriptional regulator, producing the protein MINPKLIALLPDLASFILVVNEGSFTAAAKQLGVTPSALSKLITRLEKALSVKLFERTTRTLIITQAGQLVYDQSVVMINAAQQAVELSTSDHTEPAGSITVAAPEAFLNSVLQPFVVPFLNQYPEIQLKLRAADGDIDILRQGIDIAFRLTDKPDESLVLKELGKTNLVLCASPDYLDAKGIPHHPTELSEHDCLYLAETDKDHIWDFLKDDEFHTVPVSGRYAVNHSQMRLKGVKEGLGVGIFHDFVIQDALAEGSVVQVLEDWTIKSNYHGAIAMQFAQTKYMPARLRVFIDYAMEHLGDKLAGEIN
- a CDS encoding VOC family protein, with the protein product MLKGIHHAAIICSDYDASKHFYTEILKLEIIAENYREARQSYKLDLALPNGAQIELFSFPNAPERPSFPEAQGLRHLAFCVGDVQHAKSYLEEQGIEVEPIRVDEFTGKSFTFFADPDGLPLELYQI